Part of the Labilibaculum antarcticum genome, TCTCTTGATTAATTATATCGACAGGGAGAAATTCATCTTTTGTAAGCTCATTATTTAAAAGAACATATTCGAATAATTTCCGAACCGCTTTAAATCCCTGTTGGTAAGGGTGTTGTCCAATTAAGAAATTGATGGTTCCCTGATTAAGGTATTTAATGTTTTGTTCGATTGGATCGAATCCAACAAGGATAATGTTACTTAGTTCATTGCTTATCAGATATTTTGCTATTTTGTAGACTTTGGATCCGGTTATGAAAATAGCTTTTATGTTCTTGTTTTTCTTGAGAACAGAATCTAATTTTTCCTGAATTATTTCAGGATCTGATTTGGGGATTTCGATACTTATTTTTAGTCCTTGATTTTTCCCCTTATCCATAAAGTAGCTTAGGAACCCTTGTGTTCTTTGATTTAAATGAAGAACGTTTTCTAAATTTTTTGCCAGATTAATAATTAAAATATCTCCATTTTCAGGAACTCCAAAATCGACTAAATTGGCTGCGACTCTTCCGCCATGAAAACCATCACTGCCAACATAAGCCAGATAATTACTTTTATCTAATTTTGATTCGATGAAGACATATGGAATTCCTCTTTGGTCAAGTTTTTGGCAAAATTCACTACTCTCTTTCGACAAGATGGGAGAAAATACAACACCTGAGGGATTTAGCTCTAAAATAGCTTCTGTTTGTTTGATGAAATCTTGTTCGTTGTAATGTTCGAAAAAGAAATTTTCAACTTTTAGATGAAATTGTTCCAGTTCTGCAGCGGCTTCACTGATTCCTACCAAAGGTCTTTTCCAAAAAATATCTTCTTCGGTAGGAGTTGGTAACAGGGAGGCAAAAACACATCGTTTTTTAGAAGTAAGAGCCCTGGCTATTAGGTTAGGCTGGTAGTTGTTGACTTTTGCGATTTCCAAAATCTTATTTTTGGTTTCTTCGGCAACTTCTCCACGATTGTGAAGAACCCGATCTACAGTTCCCACCGAAACACCAGCTTGTTCTGCAATATCTTTAATACGAATTTTCGCCATTTTATACCTTATTTCTTACAACTTAGATGACAGAATAGATTTTTTTACTAAAAAGCTAACAATTATAAATAAGTGACAAAAGTAAGTGTTCTGTGTTTATCAATTGAATTTTCCCGCATTATTAATTTTTTAATTAAAATCCAAATGTATTTGGTAGCCACATGCTTAAATCCGAAATGTAAGTAACCAATAACAAACACACGATCATAGCTATAAACATTGGGAGCAATGGTTTTATTACTTGCTGTATCTTAATGTTGGCTACACTACATCCTATAAATAAAACAGAACCAACTGGCGGCGTACAAAGGCCAACGCTAAGATTTAGTACCATGATGATTCCAAAATGTACAGGATCAATTCCTAAGTCTACAACAATAGGTAAAAAAATTGGGGTAAAGATGAGTACGGCGGGAGTCATATCCATAAAAACGCCAACAAATAAAAGAATCAGATTAATCATTAATAAAATAACAATTGGATTATCGCTAAGGCCTAATAAAGCAGAGCTTACATTCTGAGGAATGTTTTCGTAGGCCATAATCCATGATAAACCAATGCAGGTTGCAACAAGAATTAATACAATTGCAGTGGTTTTAACTGATCCAAGTACAATTTTTGGAATATCCTTAACTGTAATTTCTTTGTAGATTAAGCTTAAGATAAGAGCGTAAAGAACGGCAACAGCAGAAGCTTCAGTGGCTGTGAAAAATCCAGCTATAATTCCACCAATTACGATGATCAGTAAAAACAGACTAGGAATGGCTTGCCATAATATTTTTAATCCCCTTTTCATCCCAGCACCTTTATTGCGTAAACGATAGGTAATAAAAGCAATTGAAAACACTCCGAGAGTACTGCTAGCTCCATTAAATCCTGCTTGAGAACTTTCCTTTATTACATTTAAACCATAGATCGCAGATAGTAAAATTGCAATTCCAACAAAAACCTTAGCAAGAGTTTTTAGCATTAAACCGGCTCCTTGTTTTCGATATATTGAGATACACATTGCTGTTATCATGATCGAAAATCCCGTAAGGAGACCTGGAATATAACCTGCCAAAAAGAGTGCCGTAATGGATGCTCCGCCACTTGCTAATGAGTATACAATTAGAATATTGCTTGGAGGAATAGACAAACCGGTTGTTGCTGATGCGATATTGACTGAGGCACTAAAGCTTTCGTCATATCCTTCTTTTTTCATTTGTGGTCCCATAATGGCTCCAATGGCTGATGCTGAGGCTGCTGCCGAGCCAGAAATAGCTCCAAACAGCATATTGGCAAAGACATTAACAAAGGCTAAACTTGCGGGTAATCTGCCAACCAAAACACGCGCCAGATTAATTAAACGAATTGCAATTCCTCCGCTATTCATAATGTTTCCAGCGAGTATGAAAAATGGGATTGCCAAAAGGGCAAAACTATCCAATCCTGTTGCCATTCTTTGTGCAAAGGTCGCAAATGCAGGTAAAGAGTCAATACTTACAAGCATGGTTAGTATTCCAGATATACCAATGCTGAAAGCAATAGGTACTCCGGCTATCAGTAAGAATAGAAACGATACGATTAGTACAATAATTCCAATATATTCCATTAGTTTAATTCTTCTGATGGGTCAATAATAAATAAAATTGAATAGTAAAGTGTGATTAGTCCGCTAAGGGGTAAAACAAGATAAATGTACCCAAGTGGAATTTCCAATGCTGCCGAGTTTACATTAAATTGAAAGCGGGTGATTGCCAGCCAACTACCGCCAATGACCATAACGCTTAGTGCGAATAGACCAATGCAAATATTTATAAACCGGAGAAGGTGTTTTTTATTTTTAGCGGATGACTTTTGCAAGAGCAAATCGATTGCCAAATGTTGCTTTTGACCTGCCACATAAGCGGCTCCCAATAAGCCAACCCATATTAATAAAAATCCTGCTAATTCGTCGGTGAAGGAGCTCGGTGAAGCCAATATATAACGACTCAATACTTGCCACAGCACGTCGAGTACAAGTATGCACATCAGGCTAATAAGTATTCTTTCGAGTAATTTATCTAATTGATTCTTGAATGTCATATATTATTCGTCTTTTGTAGCTTGAATTCTTTGAATTAACTGATATAATTTAGGCTGTTCCTGATAGGCGTTAAGTAAATCTTGTACGCGTTCGGCAAATTGTTCTTTGGCAGGATAATTAATTATAACACCATTTTCTTTTAGCTTTTTTAGAGACTCTTCTTCGGCCGAGGCCCACAATTTACGTTGTTCTACAACAGAATTCTTAGCCGCAAGTTGTAACCATTTTTTTTGTTGATCGCTTAGTTTATTCCATACAACAGTGCTGATAATTAGTACATCAGGAACTCTTGTGTGTTCATTCAAAGAGTAGTATTTGCACACTTCATAATGATGCGAGGTATAGAAACTAGGAGGATTATTTTCAGCTCCGTCTACAACACCACTTTGTAAAGCGGTATATAATTCGCCCCAGGAAATTGGTGTTGGTGAGCCTCCCAGAGCTTTTACCATGCTCATTGCA contains:
- a CDS encoding LacI family DNA-binding transcriptional regulator, which codes for MAKIRIKDIAEQAGVSVGTVDRVLHNRGEVAEETKNKILEIAKVNNYQPNLIARALTSKKRCVFASLLPTPTEEDIFWKRPLVGISEAAAELEQFHLKVENFFFEHYNEQDFIKQTEAILELNPSGVVFSPILSKESSEFCQKLDQRGIPYVFIESKLDKSNYLAYVGSDGFHGGRVAANLVDFGVPENGDILIINLAKNLENVLHLNQRTQGFLSYFMDKGKNQGLKISIEIPKSDPEIIQEKLDSVLKKNKNIKAIFITGSKVYKIAKYLISNELSNIILVGFDPIEQNIKYLNQGTINFLIGQHPYQQGFKAVRKLFEYVLLNNELTKDEFLPVDIINQESIKLYEA
- a CDS encoding TRAP transporter large permease, encoding MEYIGIIVLIVSFLFLLIAGVPIAFSIGISGILTMLVSIDSLPAFATFAQRMATGLDSFALLAIPFFILAGNIMNSGGIAIRLINLARVLVGRLPASLAFVNVFANMLFGAISGSAAASASAIGAIMGPQMKKEGYDESFSASVNIASATTGLSIPPSNILIVYSLASGGASITALFLAGYIPGLLTGFSIMITAMCISIYRKQGAGLMLKTLAKVFVGIAILLSAIYGLNVIKESSQAGFNGASSTLGVFSIAFITYRLRNKGAGMKRGLKILWQAIPSLFLLIIVIGGIIAGFFTATEASAVAVLYALILSLIYKEITVKDIPKIVLGSVKTTAIVLILVATCIGLSWIMAYENIPQNVSSALLGLSDNPIVILLMINLILLFVGVFMDMTPAVLIFTPIFLPIVVDLGIDPVHFGIIMVLNLSVGLCTPPVGSVLFIGCSVANIKIQQVIKPLLPMFIAMIVCLLLVTYISDLSMWLPNTFGF
- a CDS encoding TRAP transporter small permease, producing MTFKNQLDKLLERILISLMCILVLDVLWQVLSRYILASPSSFTDELAGFLLIWVGLLGAAYVAGQKQHLAIDLLLQKSSAKNKKHLLRFINICIGLFALSVMVIGGSWLAITRFQFNVNSAALEIPLGYIYLVLPLSGLITLYYSILFIIDPSEELN